In Clostridium sp., one DNA window encodes the following:
- a CDS encoding response regulator: MKILIVDDSIFSQKIISNLMKKFMDNLELFFAGDGIKGLKLYKDIMPDYVFLDLLMPKLNGKELIKLIKEHDSSANIFVISADVQKNIKEEIENYNILSFINKPFNEEKAKEICRIINNKE, translated from the coding sequence ATGAAAATTTTAATTGTAGATGATTCAATTTTTTCCCAAAAGATAATTTCCAATCTGATGAAAAAATTTATGGACAATCTTGAACTATTTTTTGCAGGTGATGGTATTAAAGGATTAAAATTATATAAAGATATTATGCCCGATTATGTATTTTTGGATTTGTTAATGCCTAAACTAAATGGTAAAGAATTGATAAAACTAATAAAAGAGCACGACAGTAGTGCAAATATATTTGTAATTTCTGCAGATGTACAAAAAAACATAAAGGAAGAAATAGAAAATTACAATATATTATCATTTATCAACAAACCATTTAATGAAGAAAAAGCAAAGGAAATATGTCGGATTATAAATAATAAGGAATGA
- a CDS encoding DUF1540 domain-containing protein — translation MDAPKMQVKCGVDSCHYWKNSHCNANDLEVNAMHGKNANTSDDTCCTTFKPHDAR, via the coding sequence ATGGATGCACCTAAAATGCAAGTTAAATGTGGAGTTGATTCATGTCATTATTGGAAAAACAGTCATTGTAATGCCAATGACTTGGAAGTTAATGCCATGCACGGCAAGAACGCCAATACCAGTGATGATACATGTTGTACAACATTCAAACCACATGATGCAAGATAA
- the ilvB gene encoding biosynthetic-type acetolactate synthase large subunit: MKGAEMLLKCLVKHKVDTIFGYPGGAVLPIYDALYDMQDELNHIITAHEQGAAHAADGYARSTGKVGVVIATSGPGATNTVTGIATAYMDSIPIIVFAGQVSTSMIGKNSFQEVNIRSITKSITKKTFTIDKASDIENIIDEAFKIAVSGRKGPVVVEIPKNIQTSEASDNTSELGNVSSTSKNEEFKYDLFSNEYEDSIDKVVNIIKCSKKPMIYAGGGVISSGAEKQLVEFVDKLDTPIACSLMGIGAFPGDRKNYTGMVGMHGSHCSNYAVSECDLLIAIGARFSDRVISKVSTFARKSKIIHIDIDRREFGKNVDITMSVRGDIKKVLSDLTGKLEKQNHGEWMKCILKLKENEELKYSNFNHKEGKYLDPRDVINTLYRLTGGDCIITTEVGQNQIWTAQYFKFLKSRTFITSGGLGTMGFGLGAAIGACIGNPNERVINVAGDGSFKMNSTELATIAKYRLPIIQLVLNNRSLGMVHQWQEMFYKKRYCFTELTEDVDFVKLGEAYGIKSLRIEKSSELENCLKIALKGKEPMIIECNINIDEKVFPIVPPGASISESIG, from the coding sequence ATGAAGGGGGCTGAAATGCTTTTAAAATGCTTGGTAAAGCATAAAGTTGACACTATATTTGGATATCCAGGTGGAGCAGTTTTACCTATATATGATGCATTATATGATATGCAGGATGAATTAAATCATATAATAACTGCGCATGAGCAAGGGGCAGCTCATGCTGCAGATGGCTATGCCAGGTCTACAGGAAAAGTTGGGGTTGTTATTGCAACCTCAGGGCCTGGGGCTACAAATACTGTTACGGGAATAGCTACAGCCTATATGGATTCTATACCGATTATAGTATTTGCAGGACAGGTATCTACAAGTATGATAGGAAAAAATTCATTTCAGGAAGTAAATATAAGAAGTATAACAAAATCCATAACAAAAAAAACTTTTACTATTGATAAAGCCTCTGATATAGAGAATATCATAGATGAGGCTTTTAAAATAGCGGTCAGTGGAAGAAAAGGTCCTGTAGTTGTAGAGATACCAAAAAATATTCAGACTTCAGAAGCTAGTGATAATACTTCAGAACTCGGGAATGTTTCCAGCACATCTAAAAATGAAGAATTCAAGTATGATCTGTTTTCAAATGAATATGAGGACAGTATAGACAAAGTTGTAAATATAATAAAATGCAGTAAAAAGCCTATGATCTATGCAGGCGGTGGAGTAATTTCATCTGGAGCGGAGAAACAGCTTGTGGAATTTGTTGACAAGCTTGATACACCGATTGCCTGTTCACTTATGGGAATTGGGGCATTCCCGGGTGACAGAAAAAATTATACAGGTATGGTTGGAATGCATGGAAGCCACTGCTCAAATTATGCTGTAAGCGAGTGTGACTTGCTCATAGCTATAGGTGCAAGATTCAGTGACAGGGTTATAAGCAAGGTAAGCACTTTTGCAAGAAAATCGAAGATAATTCATATAGATATAGATCGAAGAGAATTTGGTAAGAATGTTGATATAACAATGTCTGTAAGAGGAGATATAAAGAAGGTATTAAGTGATTTAACAGGGAAGCTTGAAAAACAAAATCACGGTGAGTGGATGAAATGTATATTGAAACTGAAAGAAAATGAAGAACTTAAATATTCAAATTTTAATCATAAAGAAGGAAAGTATCTGGATCCACGGGATGTAATAAATACATTGTACAGACTGACCGGCGGAGATTGTATAATAACTACTGAAGTTGGGCAAAATCAGATTTGGACGGCACAGTATTTTAAATTTCTGAAATCACGTACGTTTATAACATCTGGAGGACTTGGAACAATGGGGTTCGGACTTGGTGCAGCAATAGGTGCCTGTATAGGGAATCCCAACGAGAGAGTAATAAATGTAGCAGGGGACGGAAGCTTTAAAATGAATTCTACAGAACTTGCAACTATTGCAAAATACAGGCTTCCAATTATTCAGCTTGTGTTGAATAACAGATCACTGGGAATGGTTCACCAATGGCAGGAAATGTTCTATAAAAAGAGGTATTGTTTTACAGAATTGACTGAGGATGTAGATTTTGTGAAATTAGGCGAAGCCTATGGAATTAAATCTTTGAGGATAGAAAAGAGTAGTGAATTGGAAAATTGTTTGAAAATCGCTTTGAAAGGAAAGGAACCTATGATAATAGAGTGCAATATAAATATAGATGAAAAGGTATTTCCTATAGTTCCGCCAGGGGCATCTATAAGTGAAAGCATAGGATAA
- a CDS encoding chemotaxis protein CheC, whose product MDNGYLRYDILKELFNISVGKAASMLSEITDKKILLNVPNFKITDLENEGLGLDEYHKNLFDGTLMISSISFEKKLSGTANLIFPAKKMKKFISICYNQYEDNTCFNMDFTTIDFDIIKEIGNILLNSIIGEFSNYLDIDLNYSLPEVKVFTKIDFTRDIVHNHPNILILYITFTIDDTEIDGAVIIDMTINSLNEIFNKIDSIEDKIYE is encoded by the coding sequence ATGGATAATGGGTATCTGAGATATGATATATTAAAGGAATTGTTCAATATAAGTGTTGGCAAAGCAGCCAGTATGCTCTCTGAAATAACAGATAAGAAAATTTTATTAAATGTTCCCAATTTTAAAATTACTGATTTAGAAAATGAAGGATTGGGACTAGATGAATATCATAAAAATTTATTCGATGGGACATTGATGATATCCTCTATTTCATTTGAAAAAAAACTTAGCGGAACAGCAAATTTAATTTTTCCAGCAAAAAAAATGAAAAAATTCATAAGCATTTGCTACAATCAATATGAGGATAATACATGTTTTAATATGGATTTTACAACTATAGATTTTGACATTATCAAAGAAATAGGAAACATACTTCTTAATTCCATCATTGGTGAATTCAGCAACTATCTGGATATAGATTTAAATTATTCCCTCCCAGAAGTAAAAGTATTTACAAAAATAGATTTCACCAGAGACATAGTGCATAATCATCCAAATATATTGATACTGTATATAACCTTTACAATAGATGATACGGAAATAGATGGTGCTGTAATAATAGACATGACAATAAATTCTTTGAATGAAATTTTCAACAAAATAGATAGTATAGAGGATAAAATCTATGAATAG
- a CDS encoding sensor domain-containing diguanylate cyclase codes for MNRITYDILNNISEGVVLLNEKLNVCVWNSYMEHLTNIKFTNAINRNIYELFLGLNKSYFKKAISDVMDKDFKMFFSSAMHGRFINGKKDLNLKIVRFKNEKSKFVLLEFIDVTNQFMQITKLKNYVSELYKLNKELEEKEKLIRNMAYHDRLTGVANRVLFYEFAEVFLNTAKRTNTLLGLMFIDIDKFKMINDTYGHKAGDKVLIKVANMLTESTRKNDVVARYGGDEFLILLPYLKDLNDYKTISSRIIDNKNRNCIIDYNSNKISISMSIGVSFYPKDGQTIDELIIKADKAMYIAKKHSGNDNCICINS; via the coding sequence ATGAATAGAATTACATATGATATTTTAAACAATATCAGTGAGGGAGTAGTATTGTTGAATGAAAAACTAAACGTTTGTGTCTGGAACAGCTACATGGAACATCTGACAAATATAAAATTTACGAATGCTATAAACCGCAATATTTACGAATTATTTTTAGGTTTAAATAAAAGTTATTTTAAAAAAGCTATATCTGACGTAATGGACAAGGATTTTAAAATGTTTTTTTCATCTGCAATGCATGGCAGATTTATAAACGGCAAAAAAGACTTGAACTTGAAAATTGTGAGATTTAAAAATGAAAAATCCAAATTTGTGCTTCTTGAGTTTATCGACGTCACAAATCAGTTTATGCAAATAACAAAATTAAAAAACTATGTCAGTGAATTGTATAAGCTCAACAAAGAACTGGAAGAAAAGGAAAAGCTTATAAGAAATATGGCCTATCATGACAGATTAACCGGTGTGGCAAACAGGGTGTTGTTTTATGAATTCGCGGAGGTATTCCTGAATACAGCCAAGAGAACCAATACTTTATTAGGTTTAATGTTCATAGATATAGATAAATTCAAAATGATAAATGATACTTACGGGCATAAGGCGGGAGATAAAGTCCTAATAAAGGTGGCAAATATGTTGACAGAATCCACAAGGAAAAATGATGTAGTTGCACGATATGGTGGAGACGAATTTCTAATATTGCTGCCTTATTTAAAGGATTTAAATGACTATAAGACCATCTCTTCTAGAATTATAGATAACAAAAATAGAAATTGCATTATAGATTATAACAGCAATAAGATTTCCATATCCATGAGTATTGGTGTTAGTTTTTATCCTAAAGACGGGCAAACTATAGATGAATTAATAATAAAAGCTGACAAGGCAATGTATATTGCAAAAAAACATTCTGGAAACGACAATTGCATATGTATCAATTCATAA
- the dinB gene encoding DNA polymerase IV has translation MKRTIFLLDMDAFFISCESTRHPEISGIPAAVAGDPRKRCGIILTANYEARKFGIKTAMTLNNALKLCPDLAVIAPDHNFYRFKSNEVIDILFSYTPTIEQNSIDEAWLDMTGCERIFGNPRKCAEDIMKQIGKELGLSCSIGISENKFLSKMASEIKKPSSITELWRKDIEKKLWNLPVESMYGIGKHTAEKLRNMKINTIGEIANYNKNILIKKLGKSGSEIYELANGIDDSPVKPHSHDDIKSIGKSVTLSKDICNIDQAKRILMQLSDKVGMAARKQNKKGRIVTISIKYNNFKTITRRTTIKETFLVKEIYSAGVGLLEKNWNSQMPVRLLGVTLSGFINNHEGKQISIFDISKTRNMETSRNKYDKIEAVIEYIRRKYGYSIINRAVLLNKKNKR, from the coding sequence ATGAAAAGGACGATTTTTCTTTTAGATATGGATGCCTTTTTTATAAGCTGCGAGTCAACACGACATCCTGAAATTTCAGGTATACCGGCAGCAGTAGCCGGTGATCCTCGAAAACGCTGTGGAATAATACTTACAGCAAATTATGAAGCACGAAAATTCGGAATAAAAACTGCAATGACCCTGAACAATGCCTTAAAACTTTGTCCGGATCTTGCAGTTATTGCTCCGGATCACAATTTTTACAGATTTAAGTCCAATGAAGTTATTGATATACTTTTCTCTTATACTCCGACAATCGAACAGAACAGCATTGACGAAGCCTGGCTTGATATGACGGGCTGCGAAAGAATATTTGGAAACCCAAGAAAATGTGCGGAAGATATTATGAAGCAAATTGGAAAAGAACTCGGACTAAGCTGCTCCATAGGTATATCCGAGAATAAATTTCTCTCAAAGATGGCTTCTGAAATAAAAAAGCCTTCAAGTATTACAGAACTCTGGAGAAAAGATATTGAAAAAAAGCTGTGGAATCTTCCGGTTGAATCCATGTACGGTATTGGAAAACATACTGCAGAAAAACTTAGAAACATGAAAATCAATACCATAGGTGAAATTGCAAATTACAACAAAAACATCCTTATTAAAAAATTGGGGAAATCAGGTTCGGAAATTTATGAACTGGCAAACGGCATAGATGATTCACCTGTAAAACCCCATTCACATGATGATATAAAATCCATAGGTAAATCCGTGACACTTTCAAAAGACATCTGTAATATTGATCAGGCAAAACGCATTTTAATGCAGCTCTCCGACAAAGTTGGAATGGCAGCCAGAAAACAGAATAAAAAAGGACGTATAGTTACTATCAGCATAAAATATAATAATTTTAAAACCATTACCCGCCGGACTACAATAAAGGAAACCTTTCTTGTAAAAGAAATTTATTCTGCAGGGGTTGGACTGCTTGAAAAAAACTGGAATTCTCAAATGCCTGTACGCCTTCTTGGAGTAACTCTCAGCGGTTTTATAAATAATCATGAAGGCAAGCAGATATCGATATTTGATATTTCAAAAACGAGAAACATGGAAACTTCCAGAAACAAATATGACAAGATAGAAGCAGTAATAGAATATATACGTAGAAAATATGGCTATTCAATAATAAACCGTGCAGTATTACTGAATAAAAAAAATAAAAGATAA
- the ilvD gene encoding dihydroxy-acid dehydratase, translated as MRSDSVKGGIKGAPARSLMYGMGYTKEEIERPLIGIVNSQNEVVAGHMHLDEIAKAAKLGVAMSGGTPMEFPAIAVCDGIAMGHVGMKYSLASRELIADSIEAMAMAHGFDGLVLIPNCDKIVPGMLMAAARLNIPAVVVSGGPMRAGKLNKRELDFSTCIEQVGACSDGKITEDQLEEEVKKSCPGCGSCSGLFTANSMNCLTEVLGMGLPLNGTALAQTGERNQLAKYAGMYVMDCVKNNRCPRDILTLDAFKNAITVDMAMAGSTNTVLHLPAIAHEAGLELDLDLFDEISRKTPCIIKLSPSGKHHMEDLHMAGGIPALMNELSKKGLIAEECMTVRGKTIGETIKDYAVLDSDVIRSVDNPYSKKGGIAILRGNLAVNGAVVKESAVAEEMMVHEGPARVFNSEEEAVSAIFGDRINKGDVIVIRYEGPKGGPGMREMLSPTSAIAGMGLDKDVALLTDGRFSGATRGASIGHVSPEAMDGGLIGLVEEGDTIFIDIRNKKLELKVDKKELLARKEKHVKPDPKIKKGYLARYAKLVTSANTGAVLK; from the coding sequence ATGAGAAGTGATTCAGTAAAAGGCGGAATAAAGGGAGCTCCCGCTAGATCGTTGATGTACGGTATGGGGTATACCAAAGAAGAAATCGAAAGACCACTTATAGGTATAGTAAATTCACAGAATGAAGTGGTTGCAGGTCATATGCATCTGGATGAAATAGCAAAAGCTGCCAAACTTGGAGTGGCCATGTCGGGAGGCACACCTATGGAATTCCCTGCAATTGCAGTTTGTGATGGAATTGCCATGGGACATGTAGGTATGAAATATTCTCTTGCAAGCAGGGAGCTTATAGCAGATTCCATAGAAGCTATGGCTATGGCTCACGGCTTTGATGGACTGGTACTTATTCCAAACTGTGACAAGATTGTTCCGGGAATGCTTATGGCAGCTGCAAGACTTAATATACCTGCCGTTGTTGTGAGCGGCGGACCTATGAGGGCAGGAAAGTTGAACAAAAGAGAGCTGGATTTTAGCACGTGTATTGAGCAGGTAGGGGCCTGCAGTGATGGAAAAATAACGGAAGACCAACTTGAAGAAGAGGTGAAAAAATCCTGCCCTGGATGTGGATCCTGTTCAGGACTATTCACTGCAAACAGCATGAATTGTCTTACAGAGGTACTTGGTATGGGACTTCCTTTAAATGGTACGGCACTTGCCCAGACAGGGGAAAGAAATCAACTTGCAAAATATGCAGGAATGTATGTGATGGATTGTGTAAAAAATAACAGATGTCCAAGGGATATATTGACATTGGATGCGTTTAAAAATGCTATAACTGTAGATATGGCAATGGCAGGTTCTACGAATACCGTACTTCATCTTCCGGCAATAGCTCATGAAGCAGGATTGGAACTTGATCTTGATCTATTTGATGAGATAAGCAGGAAGACACCTTGTATCATAAAACTGAGCCCAAGTGGAAAGCATCATATGGAGGATCTCCATATGGCAGGAGGAATACCTGCACTTATGAATGAGCTTTCAAAGAAAGGGCTTATTGCAGAAGAATGTATGACAGTACGGGGAAAGACAATAGGAGAAACCATAAAAGATTATGCAGTACTTGATTCAGATGTTATAAGAAGTGTGGATAATCCTTATAGTAAAAAGGGCGGGATAGCCATACTTAGAGGAAATCTTGCTGTAAATGGTGCCGTAGTCAAAGAATCGGCAGTTGCTGAAGAAATGATGGTACATGAAGGACCGGCAAGAGTATTTAATTCGGAAGAAGAAGCTGTAAGTGCAATCTTCGGAGACAGGATAAATAAAGGGGATGTAATTGTAATAAGATATGAAGGACCAAAGGGCGGACCTGGAATGAGGGAAATGCTTTCTCCAACATCAGCTATAGCTGGAATGGGACTTGACAAGGATGTTGCACTCCTTACAGACGGCAGGTTTTCAGGTGCTACGAGAGGAGCATCAATAGGACATGTTTCACCAGAGGCTATGGATGGCGGATTGATTGGACTTGTAGAAGAGGGAGATACTATATTTATAGACATTAGAAATAAAAAATTAGAACTTAAAGTAGATAAAAAGGAACTTTTGGCACGAAAAGAAAAGCATGTAAAACCTGATCCTAAAATAAAAAAGGGTTATCTGGCAAGATATGCAAAATTAGTTACTTCTGCAAATACAGGTGCAGTACTTAAATAA
- a CDS encoding alpha/beta-type small acid-soluble spore protein produces MSYNKLVVPEAKQRLNQFKMESAAEVGVNLKQGYNGDLTSREAGSIGGNMVKKMVQAYEQGLK; encoded by the coding sequence ATGTCATATAACAAATTAGTAGTTCCTGAGGCAAAACAGAGATTAAATCAATTCAAAATGGAATCAGCTGCAGAAGTTGGAGTAAATTTGAAACAGGGCTACAATGGTGATCTGACATCAAGAGAAGCAGGCTCCATAGGCGGAAACATGGTCAAAAAAATGGTTCAGGCTTATGAGCAGGGACTTAAATAG